A DNA window from Rossellomorea marisflavi contains the following coding sequences:
- a CDS encoding spore germination protein, which translates to MMKERYSPIESKRVELKELFSSSDDFQANDHLFEEGECELIYIDSLVKRQYLDQYILPELAVASFPVDHLKKAFQGEDVTDRSSEQLADLLLEGKALFLFPEGITSLEAADLPKRAPEESALETSIRGPKDGFVEDLNTNISLVRRRLSSPALSIEKRTIGKRSKTNIAILYLKDVLDQRILDELHERLDRIDIDILASSHELESLIEDHPYSIFPTLDYTGRPDYIVESLNQGRFALMVDGSPTVSIAPVNLLLQVKSPEDMNINYFFVSLERLLRGVAVMISAFLPGVWVAFSAYNIEQIPYPLVATISTSRFGLPLSAPLEMFIVLFLFEFFNEAGIRLPRAIGQTVSVLGGLIVGDAAIRAGLTSPTMLVVGAITYISSFTVVNQSLKSGLTTLRFIVLLMSTLFGVLGILLSYILTILYLASKSSFGSLYLGSVAPISGTEALKSFLRLPIQFYKTRTKSTSPRDKTREGGDNQ; encoded by the coding sequence ATGATGAAGGAACGGTACAGCCCCATTGAGTCCAAACGGGTGGAACTGAAGGAACTATTCAGTTCCAGTGATGATTTCCAAGCCAATGATCATCTCTTTGAGGAGGGCGAGTGTGAGCTGATCTATATTGACAGCCTGGTGAAGCGTCAGTATCTTGATCAATATATCCTCCCTGAACTGGCGGTAGCAAGCTTCCCTGTCGACCATCTGAAAAAGGCGTTCCAAGGGGAGGACGTCACGGATAGGAGCAGTGAACAACTGGCCGATCTGTTGTTGGAAGGGAAAGCACTATTCTTGTTCCCAGAAGGGATCACATCTCTTGAAGCAGCGGATCTACCGAAGCGTGCGCCTGAGGAATCCGCCTTGGAGACGTCCATTCGGGGACCGAAGGACGGCTTTGTCGAAGATTTGAATACAAATATCTCACTTGTGAGAAGAAGGCTCTCTTCCCCGGCACTTTCCATAGAAAAACGGACTATCGGGAAGAGGAGCAAGACGAATATTGCCATCCTCTACCTGAAGGATGTGCTCGATCAGCGGATCTTGGACGAGCTTCATGAACGCCTGGACAGGATCGATATCGATATACTGGCAAGCAGTCACGAACTTGAGTCACTCATTGAGGATCATCCTTACTCCATTTTTCCAACCCTGGATTATACGGGGAGACCGGACTATATCGTAGAGAGCCTCAACCAGGGCAGGTTTGCCCTCATGGTGGATGGAAGCCCGACCGTATCGATTGCGCCGGTCAATCTATTGCTTCAGGTGAAATCACCAGAAGATATGAACATCAATTACTTCTTCGTTTCACTTGAGCGTCTATTGCGGGGGGTGGCAGTCATGATATCTGCCTTTCTCCCCGGTGTGTGGGTCGCCTTTTCTGCGTATAATATCGAGCAGATCCCCTACCCGCTAGTGGCGACGATCTCCACGTCCCGATTCGGTCTGCCGCTCTCGGCACCTCTAGAAATGTTTATTGTGCTTTTCCTTTTCGAATTCTTCAACGAAGCAGGCATACGCCTGCCCCGCGCCATCGGGCAAACGGTATCGGTACTGGGAGGGTTGATCGTAGGGGATGCAGCCATCCGCGCCGGCCTCACCTCACCAACGATGCTCGTGGTCGGTGCCATCACCTATATCTCATCCTTCACCGTGGTGAATCAATCGTTAAAGAGCGGACTGACAACCCTCCGTTTCATCGTCTTATTGATGAGTACGCTGTTCGGGGTTCTCGGCATCCTGCTCTCCTATATCCTGACCATCCTCTACTTGGCGTCCAAATCCTCGTTTGGGTCTTTGTATCTCGGATCGGTTGCACCGATCAGCGGGACAGAAGCCCTCAAATCTTTCCTCCGGCTCCCGATCCAGTTTTACAAAACAAGAACGAAGTCCACGAGTCCAAGGGACAAGACGAGGGAAGGAGGGGACAACCAATGA